The Aedes albopictus strain Foshan chromosome 1, AalbF5, whole genome shotgun sequence genomic interval TGCAACTAACGAACCACATCGCAGCAAGCgaggttcaaatttgaatttttcagatagAAGTGAAAATTTTCTCTTGCGGACAGGACGCACATTGTCGATGATTAGAATAACGAAATTGAATTGTAAAGACATTTTCTGTAACTAGGCTATTAATAAATTAAATTAGTTTAAATTCCAAACGCGTGGTTTGTAAAACTCTGAAAAGTGGCTTTGGTGACGGAAGAGTATGTTTCGGTACGGTCGTTTGTCAGAACGTGGGTTTGTCTTCTGTGCGCGACTGTGGTGTTACGCGGTTAGGTACCCGAGAGAAGCTGGAACTGGTGCTTTCCCCCCAACAACGGTCCCGCAGGTGAGCCCTCTGACGGTTTCGATTGCCAGCGAACCTACTGGAACACCAGCCAAGCCGATCATCATCCATGAAGACAACCAATCATGTATTAAACAATTAGAATGCGGGCGGTCAACCAATCGTTCGAAACATGTGGGCAGTAAGTACCATTTCGTATATCAGCTGAAGAAAGATGTGATCATCCGGATGCAGTACTGTTCCACTGAGGAAATGATGGCCGACATGGTGGCGAAATCGCTTACCAATGTGAAACTATCAAGATTCAGGGAAGCAGCTGGAGTTTACCCGTCGCAGAGGAATGATGGAAGCTCCATATGGGTATTCCGGTTGAAGGAAAATGAACATGGGAACGCAGTCAAATGCAAGGCTCGACTGATCGTCAAAGGGTATCTCCAAAAGCCTGGCATGTACTACCAGGAGACGTACGCTCTTCAGTACTGAATAACACTTCAAATATGACAGACGTGTTTAAGTCAATTGTCTGCTAAGATATCAATAAATTAAGGTTAGAAataaaaacaacaattttaaatGATGTCTTGTAGTAAAAAGATTTTATTAAATGTAAGAATTTACAAAGAgtaggattaaaaaaaatcaattacaaaCGAAGTTAAAGCGAATTCATTAACGTTTCTTGATTGAAGGTAAATTCACGTTTTGTTCTAGATTGTTACAAAATTATTAGCACTCAACTATATGATAGTAGTTATGATAGGTATTATCTTAAGATAAAAAACAGCCCTAATTTCACTTGGCTCCCGCCAGCTTCGGCCACCCAGTATTGACTGGGCGACACATCCGGGCGAGTGCACGCACATCCTACATCCTATTCTAGTTCTCCAGCTAGAAGCAATCAGTACTAAGAAGGTTAGAAAAACTTGACTTGAGGAAAAGTTATGGAATCTCTTAAGCCATATTTTGTATCCGCTTGTAGCAGCCAGCACCTAATTTGAATATAATTGTCTTTCCAAGTTTCTGAAATTCTCCAACTTTCCGATTTAACCTACAAAATCTAGCGTCTAACAACTTTCTAATAGCAATTTTTGTGTGCTCCTTCAACTAGCATCGTATAATTATTGTTATTTTGTAAATGCGAGATACTCCTTTGCTTCGCTGATTGGTCTCCTAATAAGAAAAAAACGGTTCCGTTCCTGTAAAACTTGTTCAATTTGTGAGAAGACCGATTTTTCTAATCGTCGTTGATCCATCATGACTAACTAGTTGACGCCGTAGTCAACCGGTTGCTGGTGGTGATCCATCAGGTCCAGGGTCAGCTCACTGCCGGTCGGCATGAAGGCGTTGATCAGTTTCCGGGTGTAGCTCGGCAGGTACACGTAACTGGAAAATACCAGCAGGgcaagaatgctgaaaatgacACCATCTAAGAGGGAGAAGGGGTTTCGTGATGTAAGGAAAATATTGGGTTGATGTTTGGCAGAGAAGAACGAGAACTAAGAATGCTGAAGACTTGAAAACTTTCAATACTTAAGTAAATGTTCATTCAGATCTAAAAGCAAAAAATAGAGAGTATAGGTACTATATATAGTATCCTTTTGATAATAAGAGTGTTGGAACTAGTGTTCGTTAAAAATCCAACATTTGGTTAGCACAAGTACACTTATCTTGTGTTCTAGGAAAACACTgattgactaaggtgaaataaCGACTTCGGCAGTTACTCAACCTATTATCCTCAGAGAGGTAAACGAAGTTTTTGAAGTCTGGATTTTCGCATGCAATATGCTACTACTGTGCCAAAAATCCGACAATGGTTACTTCACTTTATCCAACGCGTACTTGTTGTACTTTACTACTATTATTTATTGTTCGAGTGGTAGGTACAGAATGACTTAAGTGAACAGTTATCTTTACTTATATAGTGTCAGGTAGTTAGGTTGATTTGTGGTTGCTACGGTTGCTAAGGTATGCATGGCGGTTGCTTGGACATCAACTAGTCGATGGTTTGGTTGGCCTTTAAGGTTGTCTCTAACATTCCTCCCTTCTTGTTTCCTGAATACCAGGAAAGCTTCTAGTACGTATGTCATCTATAACATTCTCCGGGGTCGACTCATAGAGGCTTCCTGGTCAGGTAGTGAATGCTGAATTGAATCCGGCAGGTTCACTTCGATTTCGGGAAGTGCTTTGTCTGCACTAGTGATACCAATGGAAACTTCTTGATCCGATACAGGTTCTGGAGAAGCAATGGTAGTGTCTTCATTTTGTTAACTAGCAATCCAAACTCGTCTACGAATATTTTCTGGGAGATTTCTCCGTTAATTCGCTAGTTGATTGTTGACCGTCAAAGCGATACTTGATTTGATTGGCATGTAAACTTCCGTCGGCCATAGAACGTTGAAGTTTACTTGCCCAGTGACTTCAATAATGACTCCGGGTATCCATTTCTATGAATTGGTTTGGTACACCTTGACATAAACTGCATGCCCGATTTGTAGTTTCCTAGGTACTACGCCATGTTTCCTGTTTTTCTTGTCATATGTTGATTGATGATTGGGCTTCTCGACTGGCGTGGTTGGAGTAGACTGTCCGCAGACGAAGTTTTTCCATTCAGGGCATGACTTAGGGTTGTTCTATAGACTCGAAGGAAACTTTGTAATGATTCGTAGATAGCACATCCCTTTACCAATTACAAGACGTTCTGATGGGTGTCAAACGGTCGAATATCCGGGTTTGTAATGTCCTTAATGTGAGCATGCCCTCCATTTTTGATGTGCTTGACAACTTGCTGTTATCGTATCCTAGCCGCTGAAAACTCCATTTCGGATGATTCATCGTCGGCTACTCAAGATTCAATAAACCAACCAAAACGAACTAGAACTTCCGTTTCATCAGATCACTCACTGCAAATTTCCAgctgctgggcccataacctgttggctaACTCGATAAAACAGAAATTGAAGCGAATAATGCGTCATATTTTACAGCTTCACAGTTTCGCAACGTTATTGAACGATTATGCATTATTCTAATTCAAAGTTTCGGTGTTCACACCACAAATTTCAGAATAATACAATCTTATGGCCGTTCTCGTTCTGAAGGCTCGATTCTAGCATGATCCATCTGAACTTTTCTAAAATATTGGCACCAATCTTTTCGAACACAGCATCTGTTTTCGTTATCAAAATTCGGAGCACTTTTACTTTCCAGACTGTTCATCAGATTGTGTAGGATTCTCTGAGATCTTCTGCACCTCTTTAATATGTACGTAATTCGCAAACTTGTTGGAGTTTAAGCCCAACTGAAGCGGATGAACACTTCTGAGTAATGAGTAAACTCAGACCATCTCACGACGCTACTcatttatgtcgttttcgtttttgcggtggtgctacaccggtgtagcacttttgcaccgaaaatgttcgtttttgattttcgtgctacaccggtgtagcactttttctgcaccgcgcacgatagtgtagcactcaaaaaatcgggagtgtagctggtgcacaccgtgtccaccaatcagcgttggcaaagttgtcaatattttggtgtttatacacgcacaccaatgcaactgcaccgaaaatgttcgtttattcagcaaaaagtgtagcacgaagcggtgtagcaccgccgcaaaaacgagaACGACATTAGTTTCAAAAAAGGATACTGATGAACTTCTTCTCCCACGGATCCAGCATGTAGATGCAGGTGTTCAGCTCGTACAGCAGATACACGGAAGAGATCGACTTCTTGATGGAGCTCAACATCTTGTTGGGTTGCTTTGACTATGATGGCAAATTTCACACAAATGCCAAGTTTTACTGTCCGCACGGCCAACTACGACGTACGATGACTACTAGCTTGGTTCTGCTGACCACAGCGCGCTTATCGTCGCCTCGACAGctaatcaatatttccaaatGGCAAATCGTCTTCTCGCTGCTGCTAAAAACACCCCAAATTTATCGAAAAAAGCGTAAATATATTGGCAAGGCGTGAGTAAATCTCAATCGAGATAAGATAAAGCTACCTGTTCGTGTGGAAGTGAATTAGTCAGCACATTGACTGATTGAAGTCCGGAAGTTTCATTGA includes:
- the LOC109424818 gene encoding serine palmitoyltransferase small subunit A; this encodes MLSSIKKSISSVYLLYELNTCIYMLDPWEKKFINGVIFSILALLVFSSYVYLPSYTRKLINAFMPTGSELTLDLMDHHQQPVDYGVN